In the genome of Polaribacter atrinae, one region contains:
- a CDS encoding DUF6503 family protein yields MKKIILLLIVVIAVSCKNESKKEVKTEVKKVEVQKETFPEELGKVFEAHGGIKEWRKVQVLSFNKEDEVHITDLHSRKIIVKSPKYSLGFDGNEIWSLEEVEGGLKRDPAFYYNLYFYFYAMPFVLADDGITYEKVDDFVFEGVNYPGYKISYKANVGTSPDDNYIVYYNPETFKMEWLAYTVTFKSKAPVDTYKMIRYNSWENVSGFILPKQITWYSKDEKDLYTPTAKIVDFKLPLVSPVKLADSFFEKRVK; encoded by the coding sequence ATGAAAAAAATAATTTTATTGTTAATTGTTGTAATTGCAGTTTCATGTAAAAATGAATCTAAAAAAGAGGTTAAAACAGAAGTAAAGAAAGTAGAGGTACAAAAAGAAACATTTCCAGAAGAATTAGGAAAAGTTTTTGAAGCTCACGGAGGTATTAAGGAATGGAGAAAAGTGCAAGTATTATCTTTTAATAAAGAAGATGAGGTACATATTACCGATTTACATTCTCGTAAGATAATTGTAAAATCACCAAAATATTCATTAGGTTTTGATGGAAATGAAATTTGGTCTTTAGAAGAGGTTGAAGGTGGTTTAAAAAGAGATCCTGCTTTTTATTACAACTTATATTTTTATTTTTATGCCATGCCTTTTGTCTTGGCAGATGACGGAATTACTTATGAAAAAGTAGATGATTTTGTGTTTGAAGGAGTCAATTATCCTGGTTATAAAATTTCTTATAAAGCAAACGTAGGTACTTCTCCTGATGATAATTATATTGTGTATTACAATCCAGAAACCTTTAAAATGGAATGGTTAGCGTATACGGTAACATTTAAATCTAAAGCTCCTGTTGATACTTATAAAATGATAAGATATAATTCTTGGGAAAACGTAAGTGGTTTTATCTTACCTAAACAAATTACTTGGTATTCTAAAGATGAAAAAGATTTATATACACCAACAGCTAAAATTGTAGATTTTAAATTGCCTTTGGTGAGTCCAGTAAAATTAGCAGATTCATTTTTTGAAAAACGTGTAAAATAA
- a CDS encoding DUF6503 family protein — protein MKKVLLLLIVAFVISCKNEPKNEVKTTVKKVEVKEESFPAELGKVFEAHGGIDTWRNAEILSFKKGDEVHTIDLKSRINVIHAPKYAVGFDGTNVWLDEAEEGSFKGTPAFYHNLFFYFYAMPFVLADEGITYEKIAPLTFDNVEYPGYKISFNADAGSSPDDNYKLYYNPKTYQMEWLAYTATFSTKKTSDKFNVIKYGKWNNLNGLVLPSEITWFKTDEAGVPTEAARPAMVFMEASINKNDLTDSFFSKPVK, from the coding sequence ATGAAAAAAGTACTTTTATTGTTAATTGTAGCATTTGTTATTTCTTGTAAGAATGAACCTAAAAATGAGGTAAAAACAACAGTTAAAAAAGTTGAGGTTAAAGAAGAAAGTTTCCCTGCGGAATTAGGAAAAGTTTTTGAAGCTCACGGAGGAATTGATACTTGGAGAAATGCAGAAATTTTATCGTTTAAAAAAGGAGATGAAGTACATACAATAGATTTAAAATCTCGTATAAATGTAATTCATGCACCTAAGTATGCTGTTGGTTTTGACGGAACAAATGTTTGGTTAGATGAAGCAGAGGAAGGAAGTTTTAAGGGAACCCCTGCTTTTTATCATAACCTTTTCTTCTATTTCTATGCCATGCCTTTTGTATTAGCGGATGAAGGGATTACTTATGAAAAAATAGCTCCTTTAACTTTTGATAATGTAGAATATCCTGGTTATAAAATTTCTTTTAATGCGGATGCAGGTAGTTCTCCTGACGATAACTACAAATTATATTACAACCCAAAAACATATCAAATGGAATGGTTGGCGTATACGGCTACCTTTAGTACTAAAAAAACAAGCGATAAATTTAATGTAATTAAATATGGTAAATGGAACAATCTAAACGGATTGGTTTTACCTTCTGAAATTACTTGGTTTAAAACTGACGAAGCTGGTGTACCAACAGAAGCTGCAAGACCTGCAATGGTATTTATGGAGGCATCAATAAATAAAAATGATTTAACAGATTCATTTTTTTCTAAGCCTGTAAAGTAA